From one bacterium Scap17 genomic stretch:
- a CDS encoding glycine--tRNA ligase subunit beta has translation MASVNTLLIELGCEELPPGAIDALADSLANGLADGLRDAEVAFGQVRAYATPRRLAVMIESLAERQPDREIEKRGPAKAAAFKDGEPTRAVQGFARSCGVEVSDLIELETDKGTWLGYRHTQPGEHLSALLPAMLEQVVARLPVPKNMRWGASRIEFSRPVHWLVALYGSEVIEASVLGLDSGRTTFGHRFHAPQAITLAHAEDYLDALEGARVLANREVRRERIREQVQAEAEVYGANAVIEEALLNEVNGLVEWPVALTGTFDERFLEVPAECLISSMKANQKYFHLLDNDGKLKPAFITISNIESKDPQQVISGNEKVIRPRLGDAAFFYETDLRSTLESRREKLESVVFQQKLGSMAEKARRSEAVARHIAERIGADVDHAARAAQLAKTDLVTEMVLEFPELQGIMGHYYARHDGEDATVALALEEQYLPRFAGDAIPTTKAGMAIALADRLDTLTGIFGIGQRPTGAKDPFALRRATIGVLNILIKGELDLDLRELLSVSAEQHRDLPKAEGLAEDVLEYMLDRFRAWANDEGMGAELYLAVRTLKISNPLDFARRLRAVHAFGERPEAAALAAANKRVSNILAKAKHDGRTEVDASLLSEPAEQALADALTARGAEVAPLFEAARYQEALDALASLREPVDAFFDQVMVNADDAAVRANRLAMLASLQGLFMGVADISLLTQ, from the coding sequence ATGGCCTCCGTGAATACCCTGCTGATCGAACTGGGCTGCGAGGAACTGCCGCCTGGCGCCATCGACGCACTCGCTGACAGCCTCGCCAACGGCCTCGCCGATGGCCTGCGCGACGCCGAAGTCGCCTTCGGTCAGGTACGTGCCTACGCCACACCGCGTCGTCTGGCGGTGATGATCGAATCCCTGGCCGAGCGCCAGCCGGACCGCGAGATCGAGAAGCGCGGACCGGCCAAGGCCGCCGCCTTCAAGGATGGCGAACCGACTCGCGCGGTGCAGGGCTTCGCCCGCTCCTGCGGGGTCGAAGTCAGTGACCTGATCGAGCTGGAAACCGACAAGGGCACTTGGCTCGGCTATCGTCACACCCAGCCGGGCGAGCACCTCTCCGCCCTGCTGCCGGCCATGCTGGAGCAGGTCGTGGCTCGCCTGCCGGTGCCGAAGAACATGCGCTGGGGTGCCTCACGCATCGAGTTCTCGCGTCCGGTGCATTGGCTGGTCGCGCTCTACGGCAGCGAAGTGATCGAGGCCAGCGTGCTCGGCCTCGACTCCGGTCGTACCACTTTCGGTCACCGCTTCCATGCGCCGCAGGCCATCACGCTGGCGCACGCCGAGGACTACCTCGACGCGCTGGAAGGCGCCCGCGTGCTGGCCAACCGTGAGGTGCGTCGTGAGCGTATCCGCGAACAGGTCCAGGCCGAGGCAGAAGTCTATGGTGCCAACGCCGTCATCGAGGAAGCCCTGCTCAACGAGGTCAACGGCCTCGTGGAATGGCCGGTGGCACTGACGGGCACCTTCGACGAGCGCTTCCTGGAAGTGCCGGCGGAGTGTCTGATCTCCTCCATGAAGGCCAATCAGAAGTACTTCCACCTGCTGGACAACGACGGCAAGCTCAAGCCGGCCTTCATCACCATCTCCAATATCGAGAGCAAGGACCCGCAACAGGTCATCTCCGGTAACGAGAAGGTGATTCGTCCGCGTCTGGGCGATGCCGCCTTCTTCTACGAGACCGACCTGCGCAGCACGCTGGAATCGCGTCGCGAGAAGCTCGAGAGCGTCGTCTTCCAGCAGAAGCTGGGCAGCATGGCCGAGAAGGCCCGTCGCAGCGAAGCCGTGGCACGCCACATCGCGGAACGCATCGGCGCTGATGTCGACCACGCCGCACGTGCTGCACAGCTGGCCAAGACCGACCTGGTCACCGAGATGGTGCTGGAGTTCCCGGAACTGCAGGGCATCATGGGCCACTACTACGCCCGTCACGATGGCGAAGATGCCACCGTCGCTCTCGCGCTGGAAGAGCAGTATCTGCCGCGCTTCGCCGGTGATGCGATCCCCACGACCAAGGCCGGCATGGCGATTGCCCTGGCCGACCGTCTCGACACCCTGACCGGCATCTTCGGTATCGGTCAGCGTCCGACCGGCGCCAAGGACCCGTTCGCGCTGCGTCGCGCCACCATCGGGGTGCTCAACATCCTGATCAAGGGTGAGCTGGACCTCGACCTGCGCGAGCTGCTGAGCGTCAGCGCCGAGCAGCATCGTGATCTGCCCAAGGCCGAAGGACTGGCCGAGGACGTGCTCGAGTACATGCTCGATCGCTTCCGCGCCTGGGCCAACGACGAAGGTATGGGGGCCGAGCTGTACCTGGCCGTGCGTACCCTGAAGATCAGCAACCCGCTGGACTTCGCACGGCGTCTGCGTGCCGTGCACGCCTTCGGCGAACGCCCGGAAGCCGCTGCTCTGGCGGCAGCCAACAAGCGTGTCTCCAACATCCTCGCCAAGGCCAAGCACGATGGTCGCACCGAGGTGGATGCGAGCCTGCTGAGCGAGCCGGCCGAGCAGGCATTGGCAGACGCCCTGACGGCACGTGGCGCGGAAGTGGCACCACTGTTCGAAGCGGCGCGCTACCAGGAGGCCCTCGATGCACTGGCCAGCCTGCGCGAGCCGGTCGATGCCTTCTTCGATCAGGTGATGGTCAACGCCGACGATGCCGCCGTGCGCGCCAATCGTCTGGCGATGCTGGCGAGTCTGCAAGGCCTGTTCATGGGTGTGGCCGACATCAGTCTGCTGACCCAATGA
- the glyQ gene encoding glycine--tRNA ligase subunit alpha, whose translation MTQPDVKTFQGLILALQQYWAEQGCIILQPLDMEVGAGTFHPATFLRSIGPETWNAAYVQPSRRPTDGRYGENPNRLQHYYQFQVVMKPSPANLQELYLGSLERLGIDPLVHDIRFVEDNWESPTLGAWGLGWEMWLNGMEVTQFTYFQQAGGIECFPVTGELTYGLERIAMYLQDVDSVYDLIWTTAPDGSVVTYGDVFLQNEKEQSAYNFEHAAVPELFAAFDHCESECQKLLTANLPLPAYEQVLKASHTFNLLDARHAISVTERQRYILRVRTLARDVAHAYYDSRKAAGFPLAPQALRDELLAADDTTTEGDA comes from the coding sequence ATGACACAGCCAGACGTGAAAACCTTCCAGGGCCTGATTCTGGCCCTGCAGCAATACTGGGCCGAACAGGGTTGCATCATCCTGCAACCATTGGATATGGAGGTTGGCGCGGGGACTTTCCACCCGGCGACCTTCCTGCGCTCCATCGGTCCTGAAACCTGGAACGCTGCCTACGTGCAGCCTTCCCGCCGTCCCACCGACGGCCGCTACGGCGAAAACCCCAATCGCCTGCAGCACTATTATCAGTTCCAGGTGGTGATGAAGCCGTCACCGGCCAACCTGCAGGAGCTCTATCTGGGCTCGCTGGAGCGTCTGGGCATCGACCCGCTGGTCCACGACATCCGTTTCGTCGAGGACAACTGGGAATCTCCGACGCTGGGCGCCTGGGGCCTCGGCTGGGAAATGTGGCTCAACGGCATGGAAGTGACCCAGTTCACCTACTTCCAGCAGGCAGGTGGCATCGAATGCTTCCCGGTCACCGGCGAGCTGACCTACGGCCTCGAGCGCATCGCGATGTACCTGCAGGACGTGGACAGCGTCTACGACCTGATCTGGACCACCGCGCCGGACGGCTCCGTCGTGACCTATGGTGACGTCTTCCTGCAGAACGAGAAGGAGCAGTCGGCCTACAACTTCGAGCACGCCGCCGTGCCGGAGCTGTTCGCTGCCTTCGATCACTGCGAGAGCGAGTGCCAGAAGCTGCTGACCGCCAACCTGCCGCTGCCGGCCTACGAGCAGGTACTGAAGGCATCACATACCTTCAACCTGCTGGATGCGCGCCACGCCATCTCCGTCACCGAGCGTCAGCGCTACATCCTGCGCGTGCGCACTCTCGCCCGTGATGTGGCCCACGCCTATTACGATTCGCGCAAGGCCGCCGGCTTCCCGCTGGCCCCGCAGGCGCTGCGTGATGAGCTGCTCGCCGCCGATGACACCACTACCGAGGGAGACGCGTAA